In Streptomyces sp. SN-593, a single genomic region encodes these proteins:
- a CDS encoding beta-ketoacyl-[acyl-carrier-protein] synthase family protein, which yields MNRRVVVTGIGPISEIGVGVTSFTQGLRDGRSGVGPITSFDTTGFERVVAGEVRDFRPQDILRRLSPDDWGRSSLFAAAAARLAFQDAGIDPAGTRAAAVVGTTTGELLPLVGITETWQRDGLGVPDRAAAGKLPTSRLGLAVAAELGLRGEAVTLGTACAAGNYALGHAYDLITLGEADVAVAGGADSVNRFLHAGFHRLGALTTDRCSPFDKDRSGILTAEGGVALVLESLEGARARGARIYAEVLGWAMTCDALHPVAPDADSIARCMRLAHKRAGLSPDQVDYICAHGTGTRTNDQVESTAVRTVFGDRPPPVSSIKSMLGHTMGAASGFGAAACALGIRHGFLPPTVNHRTHDPAFADLDPVPNRSRPAEVRVAQNNGFAFGGNNAIVMLGSAP from the coding sequence GTGAACCGCCGCGTCGTCGTCACGGGCATCGGACCCATCTCCGAGATAGGGGTGGGCGTCACCTCCTTCACCCAGGGGCTGCGCGACGGCCGCTCCGGAGTGGGGCCCATCACCTCGTTCGACACCACCGGCTTCGAGCGCGTGGTCGCCGGTGAGGTGCGCGACTTCCGGCCGCAGGACATCCTGCGCCGGCTGTCGCCGGACGACTGGGGCCGCTCCTCGCTGTTCGCCGCCGCGGCGGCCCGGCTCGCGTTCCAGGACGCCGGGATCGACCCGGCCGGAACGCGCGCCGCGGCCGTCGTCGGCACCACCACCGGCGAGCTGCTGCCCCTGGTCGGCATCACCGAGACCTGGCAGCGCGACGGCCTCGGCGTGCCGGACCGGGCCGCGGCCGGGAAACTGCCCACCTCCCGGCTCGGCCTGGCGGTGGCCGCCGAACTCGGCCTGCGCGGCGAGGCGGTCACCCTCGGCACCGCGTGCGCCGCCGGCAACTACGCCCTCGGCCACGCCTACGACCTGATCACGCTCGGCGAGGCGGACGTCGCGGTGGCCGGCGGCGCCGACTCCGTCAACCGCTTCCTGCACGCCGGCTTCCACCGGCTGGGCGCGCTCACCACCGACCGGTGCAGCCCCTTCGACAAGGACCGCAGCGGCATCCTCACCGCCGAGGGCGGGGTGGCGCTGGTCCTGGAGTCGCTGGAGGGCGCCCGGGCCCGCGGCGCGCGGATCTACGCCGAGGTGCTCGGCTGGGCGATGACGTGCGACGCCCTCCACCCGGTCGCCCCCGACGCGGACAGCATCGCCCGCTGCATGCGCCTGGCGCACAAGCGCGCCGGGCTCAGCCCCGACCAGGTCGACTACATCTGCGCCCACGGCACCGGCACCCGCACCAACGACCAGGTCGAGAGCACCGCGGTGCGCACCGTCTTCGGCGACCGCCCGCCGCCGGTCAGCTCCATCAAGTCCATGCTCGGCCACACCATGGGCGCGGCCAGCGGCTTCGGCGCCGCGGCGTGCGCGCTCGGCATCCGCCACGGCTTCCTGCCGCCCACCGTCAACCACCGCACCCACGACCCCGCCTTCGCCGACCTCGACCCGGTGCCCAACCGGTCCCGGCCCGCCGAGGTGCGGGTCGCGCAGAACAACGGCTTCGCGTTCGGCGGCAACAACGCCATCGTCATGTTGGGGAGCGCACCGTGA
- the acpS gene encoding holo-ACP synthase yields MRIGVDLMSVSRFSRVAHHHRYPRVLFTENELAGARDLGRERYEEWLAGRFCVKEATCKLLGRGFGQGLNWRDIEVASDRFGAPAVVLHRGARQLAEERGVGDIVISLTHQAGLVVAVAAADTRAPAPPAPRQAPGRAVADAPAQPPRTTPTGHHPTTRTARVEVREKEECVMEQTATATGTATEELRLDEIAAMAADLFSVTAEEVAAAESFVDDLGTDSLLAIELLTHLEKRYDIRIAESESSRMTTLRDTYEVVAQAAGW; encoded by the coding sequence ATGAGGATCGGTGTGGACCTGATGTCGGTGTCCCGGTTCTCCCGGGTGGCGCACCACCACCGCTACCCGCGCGTGCTGTTCACCGAGAACGAGCTCGCCGGCGCCCGCGACCTCGGCCGCGAGCGCTACGAGGAATGGCTGGCCGGACGCTTCTGCGTCAAGGAGGCCACCTGCAAGCTGCTCGGCCGCGGCTTCGGCCAGGGCCTGAACTGGCGGGACATCGAGGTGGCCAGCGACCGCTTCGGCGCCCCCGCGGTCGTCCTGCACCGCGGCGCCCGGCAACTGGCCGAGGAGCGCGGGGTGGGCGACATCGTCATCTCGCTCACCCACCAGGCCGGCCTGGTGGTCGCCGTGGCCGCCGCCGACACCCGTGCCCCGGCGCCGCCCGCACCCCGGCAGGCCCCCGGCCGGGCCGTGGCCGATGCCCCGGCCCAGCCGCCCCGTACGACCCCGACCGGCCACCACCCCACCACCCGGACCGCCCGGGTCGAAGTCCGCGAGAAAGAGGAGTGCGTCATGGAACAGACCGCCACCGCCACCGGCACCGCCACCGAGGAACTGCGGCTCGACGAGATCGCCGCGATGGCCGCCGACCTGTTCTCCGTCACCGCCGAGGAGGTCGCCGCCGCCGAGTCCTTCGTGGACGACCTGGGCACCGACTCGCTGCTGGCGATCGAACTGCTCACCCACCTGGAGAAGCGCTACGACATCCGCATCGCCGAGTCCGAGTCCAGCCGGATGACCACGCTGCGCGACACCTACGAGGTCGTCGCGCAGGCAGCGGGCTGGTGA
- a CDS encoding GNAT family N-acetyltransferase, with the protein MKIIIRHFQEQDVPLRTALLREDSFQANLTDFAVTTGDDALDRGQLRTIAEEQHTKRIFTACRPGGQVIGFLWITDVDWRSQSCELSFAMLPRYRGGFGPPTINAARAYLYDELNMEVVVDQVLEHNTMLHSRDELSELSRMRCPYDSYTVGTWRTARYWTRRRDEFRAWRAGEDRRRTELGARIRAAVREEA; encoded by the coding sequence GTGAAGATCATCATCCGGCACTTCCAGGAACAGGACGTCCCGCTGCGCACCGCCCTGCTGCGCGAGGACAGCTTCCAGGCCAACCTCACCGACTTCGCCGTCACCACCGGCGACGACGCCCTCGACCGGGGCCAGTTGCGCACGATCGCCGAGGAGCAGCACACCAAGCGCATCTTCACCGCGTGCCGCCCCGGCGGCCAGGTGATCGGCTTCCTGTGGATCACCGACGTGGACTGGCGCAGCCAGAGCTGCGAGCTGTCCTTCGCGATGCTGCCGCGCTACCGCGGCGGGTTCGGCCCGCCGACCATCAACGCCGCCCGCGCCTACCTGTACGACGAGCTGAACATGGAGGTCGTCGTGGACCAGGTGCTGGAGCACAACACGATGCTCCACTCCCGCGACGAGCTGAGCGAACTCAGCCGGATGCGCTGCCCGTACGACTCCTACACCGTCGGCACCTGGCGCACCGCACGCTACTGGACCCGGCGCCGGGACGAGTTCCGCGCCTGGCGTGCCGGGGAGGACCGCCGCCGGACCGAGTTGGGCGCCCGTATCCGGGCCGCGGTGCGGGAGGAGGCATGA
- a CDS encoding GNAT family N-acetyltransferase, with product MRLRGYRDTDHDLLHGHWTPGELLGLPLPGRPALAVPAEVPAPGGPGQDADERLCVADGVGVVRFTAIDWIARRARLETGLLPDAAPRAKEVLALAVTHAFDVLGLRRVHGAFTPLPGTDPEPLAAAGFVREARWPQALWHEGRAVDREIWAVLRDA from the coding sequence ATGAGACTGCGCGGCTACCGCGACACCGACCACGACCTGCTGCACGGCCACTGGACACCGGGCGAGCTGCTCGGCCTGCCCCTGCCCGGCCGGCCCGCCCTGGCCGTGCCCGCCGAGGTGCCCGCCCCCGGCGGGCCCGGGCAGGACGCCGACGAGCGGCTGTGCGTCGCCGACGGCGTCGGCGTCGTCCGCTTCACCGCGATCGACTGGATCGCCCGCCGCGCCCGGCTGGAGACCGGGCTGCTCCCGGACGCGGCCCCCCGCGCCAAGGAGGTGCTGGCCCTGGCCGTCACCCACGCCTTCGACGTCCTCGGACTGCGCCGCGTGCACGGGGCGTTCACCCCGCTGCCGGGCACCGACCCCGAACCGCTCGCGGCGGCCGGCTTCGTCCGCGAGGCGAGGTGGCCGCAGGCGCTGTGGCACGAGGGCCGCGCCGTGGACCGCGAGATCTGGGCGGTGCTGCGCGATGCCTGA
- a CDS encoding MATE family efflux transporter produces the protein MSAVRDDRPGAPPAGDRPGPAPSAAAEAVSYRRILRIALPMVLSTATGIGSQLVVTGLIGRIGSDALYVRSVYTPIAYLFLAVTTGLGVTVQVCTAQAVGRGTPALVRRHLGSIARVGTAVLVALGGLLVLLAGPLGEAVEIEPGRSGTFHVFLAAMAGAAVLGMLGELTSSVLRGMGRTGTAAAVTALYVALNLGSIVVAGPVLGGGLMVVPCAAGAAGLVELLLGLAVLARAGIVGRAAGRAGWMPGTPGILLRVGLPVGASSIVLAVVNLLLLRIVAPFGPDVVAGFTVGSTVQTAVIVPAVGFGSAVSVLMNHQLSGGRPAAARTVFRRGLLLAAAGYALVTVVMLAAGGPLAGLLSGDPAVAHQARHFLAVVGPVFGCTGVMLCVLTVMEQVGRGLLAVLLNAGYFAAVLVIGWSVVHARHDVTALYWTMAVAAAASLVTGLPAASRAALRPRLVAHGPETTEEPT, from the coding sequence ATGAGCGCCGTCCGCGACGACCGGCCGGGCGCGCCCCCGGCCGGCGACCGGCCCGGGCCGGCCCCGTCGGCCGCCGCCGAGGCCGTCTCCTACCGCCGCATCCTGCGCATCGCCCTGCCGATGGTGCTGTCCACGGCCACCGGCATCGGCTCGCAGCTCGTGGTGACCGGCCTGATCGGGCGGATCGGCAGCGACGCGCTGTACGTCCGCTCGGTGTACACGCCGATCGCCTACCTGTTCCTCGCGGTCACCACGGGCCTGGGCGTCACCGTCCAGGTGTGCACCGCGCAGGCGGTCGGCCGCGGCACCCCCGCCCTGGTCCGGCGCCACCTCGGCAGCATCGCCCGGGTGGGCACCGCCGTCCTGGTCGCCCTGGGCGGACTGCTGGTGCTGCTCGCCGGACCGCTCGGCGAGGCGGTGGAGATCGAGCCCGGCCGCAGCGGCACCTTCCACGTCTTCCTCGCCGCGATGGCCGGGGCCGCCGTCCTCGGGATGCTCGGCGAGCTGACCTCGTCGGTGCTGCGCGGCATGGGCAGGACCGGTACGGCCGCCGCCGTCACCGCCCTGTACGTGGCGCTCAACCTCGGCTCGATCGTGGTGGCCGGGCCGGTGCTCGGCGGCGGGCTCATGGTGGTGCCGTGCGCAGCGGGGGCGGCCGGCCTGGTGGAACTCCTCCTGGGCCTGGCGGTGCTGGCCCGCGCCGGGATCGTCGGCCGCGCAGCGGGGCGGGCCGGCTGGATGCCGGGCACGCCCGGCATCCTGCTGCGGGTGGGCCTGCCCGTCGGCGCCTCCTCGATCGTGCTGGCCGTGGTCAACCTGCTGCTGCTGCGGATCGTCGCGCCCTTCGGGCCGGACGTGGTGGCGGGCTTCACCGTCGGCTCCACCGTGCAGACCGCCGTCATCGTGCCGGCCGTCGGCTTCGGCTCGGCGGTCTCGGTGCTGATGAACCACCAGCTGTCCGGCGGCCGTCCGGCCGCGGCCCGGACCGTCTTCCGGCGCGGCCTGCTGCTGGCCGCCGCGGGATACGCCCTGGTCACCGTGGTGATGCTGGCCGCCGGCGGCCCGCTGGCGGGCCTGCTGTCCGGCGACCCGGCCGTCGCCCACCAGGCGCGGCACTTCCTCGCCGTCGTCGGACCGGTGTTCGGCTGCACCGGCGTGATGCTCTGCGTGCTCACCGTGATGGAACAGGTCGGCCGCGGCCTGCTCGCGGTGCTGCTCAACGCCGGCTACTTCGCGGCGGTACTGGTGATCGGCTGGTCGGTCGTCCACGCCCGGCACGACGTCACCGCCCTGTACTGGACCATGGCCGTCGCCGCCGCCGCCAGCCTGGTCACCGGGCTGCCGGCCGCGAGCCGGGCGGCCCTGCGGCCGCGCCTGGTGGCGCACGGCCCCGAGACCACCGAGGAGCCGACATGA
- a CDS encoding acyl-CoA dehydrogenase family protein, with protein sequence MIEFGTRLHAIRDAAREAAEDLRARALSVDADPDAMEAHFDSPTFALMRRAGTPEPYRETVPGLGDGLLDEDSCLENVVGTLELARGDAGMILACPGPALAGVVVRMLGDEQQQERFFTKLHGGRTHTFFAMTEPGRGNDATAMETRLERDGDGWRLYGHKRYIGNGARGGIGVVFARTGPSALSIRAALVEPGGPGWQGERLDMVGLRGAYLSELRFDGVPVAGDMLLGRHLPVTRRGMWGAIKTFHNMRIQVAAAAVGTALAMTEYVVEHRKNAPGAQVALHRTEAARELVYEAAARIDRDPERGYLSNVAKLAATRMAVEISHWACASLGPAGLLEHPLLEKWSRDVCAFEFMEGTGNIQRLHVAKGYLAGDADA encoded by the coding sequence ATGATCGAGTTCGGCACCAGACTGCACGCGATCCGGGACGCCGCCCGGGAGGCGGCCGAGGACCTGCGGGCCCGGGCCCTGTCGGTGGACGCGGACCCGGACGCGATGGAAGCGCACTTCGACTCGCCGACCTTCGCGCTGATGCGCCGGGCCGGCACCCCCGAGCCCTACCGCGAGACGGTGCCCGGGCTCGGCGACGGCCTGCTGGACGAGGACTCCTGCCTGGAGAACGTGGTGGGCACGCTGGAACTCGCCCGCGGCGACGCCGGCATGATCCTGGCCTGCCCCGGCCCGGCGCTGGCCGGTGTCGTGGTCCGGATGCTCGGCGACGAGCAGCAGCAGGAGCGGTTCTTCACCAAGCTGCACGGCGGCCGCACCCACACCTTCTTCGCCATGACCGAGCCCGGCCGCGGCAACGACGCGACCGCCATGGAGACCCGGCTGGAGCGCGACGGCGACGGATGGCGGCTGTACGGGCACAAGCGCTACATCGGCAACGGCGCCCGCGGCGGGATCGGCGTGGTCTTCGCCCGCACCGGGCCCTCGGCGCTGTCGATCCGCGCCGCCCTGGTGGAGCCGGGCGGTCCCGGCTGGCAGGGCGAGCGGCTCGACATGGTCGGGCTGCGCGGCGCCTACCTGAGCGAACTGCGCTTCGACGGCGTGCCGGTGGCCGGGGACATGCTGCTGGGCCGGCACCTGCCGGTCACCCGGCGCGGCATGTGGGGCGCCATCAAGACCTTCCACAACATGCGCATCCAGGTGGCCGCGGCCGCGGTCGGCACCGCGCTGGCCATGACCGAGTACGTCGTCGAGCACCGCAAGAACGCGCCCGGCGCGCAGGTGGCGCTGCACCGCACCGAGGCGGCCAGGGAACTGGTCTACGAGGCCGCAGCCCGCATCGACCGCGACCCCGAGCGCGGCTACCTGTCCAACGTGGCCAAGCTGGCCGCCACCCGGATGGCCGTCGAGATCTCCCACTGGGCCTGCGCCTCGCTCGGCCCGGCCGGGCTGCTGGAGCACCCGCTGCTGGAGAAGTGGAGCCGCGACGTGTGCGCCTTCGAGTTCATGGAGGGCACCGGCAACATCCAGCGGCTGCACGTCGCCAAGGGATACCTGGCGGGAGACGCCGATGCCTGA
- a CDS encoding acyl-CoA dehydrogenase family protein has translation MSTLLQECESTARHEGLAAGLEAALSGVDVTATAPGRHAAVSARRAPAGAAVRTHDLADREGVVFVACAGQGAGGPRVTEVGRRLAAVRLGLVRRLLDLAVEELSARTGGGEPLLRKQMVTGAVADAIAEIELLRAYTESRQDPAAVDDLHRRLDALGWEVARLFGAMGYIADHPARALYVSALVANTWAAGEGAGE, from the coding sequence ATGAGCACGTTGTTGCAGGAATGCGAGAGCACCGCGCGGCACGAAGGGCTCGCCGCCGGTCTGGAGGCCGCCCTGTCCGGGGTGGACGTGACCGCGACCGCGCCCGGCCGCCACGCCGCCGTCAGCGCCCGGCGGGCGCCGGCGGGCGCGGCGGTGCGCACCCACGACCTGGCCGACCGGGAGGGCGTCGTGTTCGTGGCGTGCGCCGGGCAGGGCGCCGGCGGGCCGCGGGTGACCGAGGTCGGCCGCCGGCTGGCCGCGGTCCGGCTCGGCCTGGTCCGCAGGCTGCTGGACCTGGCCGTCGAGGAGCTGTCGGCCCGGACCGGCGGCGGCGAGCCGCTGCTGCGCAAGCAGATGGTGACCGGCGCGGTGGCCGACGCCATCGCCGAGATCGAGCTGCTGCGGGCGTACACCGAGAGCCGGCAGGACCCGGCCGCCGTGGACGACCTGCACCGGCGCCTGGACGCCCTGGGCTGGGAGGTGGCCAGGCTCTTCGGCGCCATGGGCTACATCGCCGACCACCCGGCGCGGGCGCTGTACGTATCCGCCCTGGTGGCGAACACCTGGGCCGCGGGCGAGGGAGCGGGAGAATGA
- a CDS encoding 3-oxoacyl-[acyl-carrier-protein] synthase III C-terminal domain-containing protein, translating to MTTGLSGIAVRLPGRTEPVDDVLVRLDRGTTERKMFRKVYGLGDSPVLAPGERTEDLLAAAGRAALAGRGADLVLYGHTLLTQELGYRGGFPDRLRQALGLPGARFYGLSHINCTSVLRAVELGRAFLGRPGAGPDERVLVLGGDHGSINDRSRFVPGMTVGGDGVVAFVLQHTGPDRPARYRYLGGAAGRDARFHSNLRMTPEEFALFGKVCAEQAVVTVRDAARRSGLELGDIDWVMPHLSNRMFWRTFSSASGIPRERICLDLIPVQGHNFGADAVMALDHADRQGRLRPGDRCALVSLGQGAYFQAFVVEVAED from the coding sequence ATGACCACCGGCCTGTCCGGCATCGCGGTCCGGCTGCCCGGCCGCACCGAGCCGGTCGACGACGTGCTGGTCCGGCTGGACCGCGGCACCACCGAACGCAAGATGTTCCGCAAGGTGTACGGCCTGGGCGACAGCCCCGTGCTGGCCCCCGGCGAGCGCACCGAGGACCTGCTGGCCGCGGCCGGCCGGGCCGCGCTCGCCGGCCGCGGCGCCGACCTGGTGCTGTACGGGCACACCCTGCTCACCCAGGAGCTCGGCTACCGCGGCGGGTTCCCCGACCGGCTGCGGCAGGCCCTGGGCCTGCCCGGCGCCCGCTTCTACGGCCTGTCGCACATCAACTGCACCTCGGTACTGCGGGCCGTGGAGCTGGGGCGGGCGTTCCTCGGCCGGCCCGGCGCCGGCCCGGACGAGCGGGTGCTGGTGCTGGGCGGCGACCACGGGAGCATCAACGACCGCTCGCGGTTCGTGCCCGGCATGACGGTCGGCGGCGACGGCGTGGTGGCGTTCGTGCTCCAGCACACCGGGCCGGACCGGCCCGCCCGCTACCGCTACCTCGGCGGCGCGGCCGGCCGGGACGCCCGCTTCCACAGCAACCTGCGGATGACCCCCGAGGAGTTCGCGCTGTTCGGCAAGGTCTGCGCCGAGCAGGCGGTGGTCACCGTGCGCGACGCGGCCCGGCGGTCCGGGCTGGAGCTGGGTGACATCGACTGGGTGATGCCGCACCTGTCCAACCGGATGTTCTGGCGCACCTTCAGCAGCGCCTCGGGCATCCCCCGGGAGCGGATCTGCCTGGATCTGATCCCCGTCCAGGGCCACAACTTCGGGGCGGACGCCGTCATGGCCTTGGACCACGCCGACCGGCAGGGCAGGCTGCGTCCCGGTGACCGCTGCGCCCTGGTCTCACTCGGACAGGGCGCCTACTTCCAGGCGTTCGTCGTCGAAGTCGCGGAGGACTGA
- a CDS encoding acyl carrier protein encodes MDRTQIINHVRIALSTVLNRDVPGLTEESRLFEDLALDSTSVIELLMGLEDTIALEIDPDELEPEVFRTVGSLTDYIQAGFAKTAAV; translated from the coding sequence ATGGACCGCACGCAGATCATCAACCACGTCCGTATCGCCCTGTCCACCGTCCTCAACCGGGACGTGCCCGGACTCACCGAGGAGTCCCGGCTGTTCGAGGACCTCGCGCTGGACTCCACCAGCGTCATCGAGCTCCTGATGGGCCTGGAGGACACCATCGCGCTGGAGATCGACCCGGACGAGCTGGAGCCGGAGGTGTTCCGCACCGTCGGCAGCCTCACGGACTACATCCAGGCCGGGTTCGCGAAGACCGCGGCGGTCTGA
- a CDS encoding ATP-grasp domain-containing protein, with amino-acid sequence MNFVERLKRDLTGDPGARFVFVNNFEVERSWAAGEPKLPGAGIAFAGATVNRMEEMGVLLAGEGDVVVLKAPMDERFAGYLGSLGAAAGSTLSAENSDPARMVTEDALVSPRLLESLRALADGRTYLMPLGISAAEERLSAATGLPLAGPDAATCKAVNGKVFSHRLVLETGLNAVPGTVVETVGELRGALEAHLASGGRAVVKESLGVSGRGMVVVEDERGAARLLRLIERRGPQAPANLVVESWIERAQDLNYQLVVARGGEVRFETVKAAVLKNNVHQGHRFPVDLPPAAVEELHHATRTIGKALHAEGYFGMVGVDAMLGPDGTLYPCLEINARFNMSTYQSRIAERFIPEGAHAIAATFGLRPSRVHGFDEVAGALGELLFDGSGRTGVLINNFATLNAAARTDGDFHGRLYAVCVADTADAALALRQEADRRLTEMAGR; translated from the coding sequence ATGAATTTCGTCGAACGGCTCAAGCGCGACCTCACCGGTGATCCCGGCGCGAGGTTCGTGTTCGTCAACAACTTCGAGGTCGAGCGCAGTTGGGCGGCCGGCGAGCCCAAGCTGCCCGGCGCCGGCATCGCCTTCGCCGGCGCGACCGTCAACCGCATGGAGGAGATGGGCGTCCTGCTGGCCGGCGAGGGCGACGTCGTCGTCCTCAAGGCCCCCATGGACGAGCGGTTCGCCGGCTACCTGGGGTCGCTCGGTGCCGCCGCCGGCAGCACCCTGTCGGCGGAGAACAGCGACCCCGCCCGGATGGTCACCGAGGACGCACTCGTCTCGCCGCGCCTGCTGGAGTCGCTGCGGGCGCTCGCGGACGGCCGCACCTACCTGATGCCGCTGGGCATCTCGGCCGCCGAGGAGCGGCTGTCCGCGGCCACCGGCCTGCCGCTGGCCGGCCCGGACGCCGCCACCTGCAAGGCCGTCAACGGCAAGGTGTTCAGCCACCGCCTGGTGCTGGAGACCGGCCTGAACGCGGTCCCCGGCACCGTCGTGGAGACCGTCGGCGAACTGCGCGGCGCCCTGGAGGCCCACCTGGCCTCCGGCGGCCGGGCGGTGGTCAAGGAGTCGCTGGGCGTCTCCGGCCGCGGCATGGTCGTGGTGGAGGACGAGCGCGGCGCGGCCCGGCTGCTGCGGCTGATCGAGCGGCGCGGGCCGCAGGCGCCGGCCAACCTGGTGGTGGAGAGCTGGATCGAGCGCGCCCAGGACCTCAACTACCAGTTGGTGGTGGCCCGCGGCGGCGAGGTGCGGTTCGAGACGGTCAAGGCCGCGGTGCTGAAGAACAACGTGCACCAGGGGCACCGCTTCCCGGTGGACCTGCCGCCAGCCGCCGTGGAGGAGCTGCACCACGCCACGCGGACCATCGGCAAGGCGCTGCACGCCGAGGGCTACTTCGGCATGGTCGGCGTGGACGCGATGCTCGGCCCGGACGGCACCCTCTACCCGTGCCTGGAGATCAACGCCCGGTTCAACATGTCCACGTACCAGAGCCGGATCGCCGAGCGGTTCATCCCCGAGGGCGCGCACGCGATCGCCGCCACGTTCGGCCTGCGGCCGTCGCGGGTGCACGGCTTCGACGAGGTGGCCGGCGCCCTCGGCGAGCTGCTCTTCGACGGCTCCGGGCGGACCGGCGTGCTCATCAACAACTTCGCGACCCTCAACGCGGCCGCGAGGACCGACGGCGACTTCCACGGCCGGCTCTACGCCGTGTGCGTCGCCGACACCGCCGACGCGGCCCTGGCGCTGCGCCAGGAGGCGGACCGGCGCCTGACGGAGATGGCCGGGCGATGA
- a CDS encoding 3-oxoacyl-ACP synthase III family protein → MLYLERVGAFVPETSTSVQELGEPLDLTPSQVLLFTRFLGLDRVAVAPGVELADMLTSAGEDALGDTDRDKVRYLVHAHTMQHAAPPSQHTLEEVRRRLGLRNAAVFGLSHMNCVVGLYALQIARFLLDGAHPDDKVLVVTGDKILSHRIHLIPETTVMGEAAAAVLVGGDPSGDRILGRAVDVQGRFYQCLACPDDLRMEYKHMYADSLSAVMREAVEDAGIASADIAAILPHNVNRLSWKKICAELKIPVDRVYLDNVPKLGHCFSSDPFINLAAARDGARISPGDLVLMVSAGLGAAFAATVVQVGERSAP, encoded by the coding sequence GTGCTCTATCTCGAACGGGTCGGCGCATTCGTGCCGGAGACGAGTACCTCCGTCCAGGAACTGGGCGAGCCGCTCGACCTGACGCCCAGCCAGGTGCTCCTGTTCACCCGGTTCCTCGGGCTCGACCGGGTCGCGGTCGCCCCCGGCGTCGAACTGGCCGACATGCTCACCTCGGCCGGCGAGGACGCGCTCGGGGACACCGACCGGGACAAGGTCCGGTACCTGGTGCACGCGCACACCATGCAGCACGCCGCCCCGCCGTCCCAGCACACGCTGGAGGAGGTGCGGCGCCGGCTCGGGCTGCGCAACGCCGCCGTGTTCGGGCTGTCCCACATGAACTGCGTGGTCGGGCTGTACGCGCTCCAGATCGCCCGGTTCCTGCTGGACGGCGCCCACCCCGACGACAAGGTCCTCGTCGTCACCGGCGACAAGATCCTTTCGCACCGCATCCACCTCATCCCCGAGACCACGGTGATGGGCGAGGCCGCCGCCGCCGTCCTGGTCGGCGGGGACCCGTCCGGCGACCGCATCCTCGGGCGCGCGGTGGACGTCCAGGGCCGCTTCTACCAGTGCCTGGCCTGCCCCGACGACCTGCGGATGGAATACAAGCACATGTACGCCGACAGCCTGAGCGCGGTCATGCGCGAGGCCGTCGAGGACGCGGGGATCGCATCGGCGGACATCGCCGCGATTCTCCCCCACAACGTCAACCGGCTGTCGTGGAAGAAGATCTGCGCCGAGCTCAAGATCCCCGTCGACCGGGTCTATCTGGACAACGTCCCGAAACTCGGGCACTGCTTCAGTTCCGACCCCTTCATCAATCTGGCGGCGGCTCGTGACGGTGCGCGGATATCCCCGGGGGACCTCGTGCTGATGGTGTCCGCCGGTCTCGGCGCGGCATTCGCGGCGACCGTCGTCCAGGTCGGAGAAAGGAGTGCACCATGA